CTACCGTAACTGAAAAAATAGCGAAAACCGGTTTTCCTAAAAATTGTCTAAAAACCCGTTTCCTATAATCTCACAACTACTAATTCTTAGTATCCAAACAAGGCCTACATGCGGGGATCCGGATCCGTGGCAAAGGGGGACATCGCTCAGCCAAGTTCAGATTATCTTTACCGTGGAGCGAAGAGGGCGTATTATAAAACAGAAAACGTAACAGCACATCGAGGGGCGGCGTGGAGAAGCGCGTCTTTCCCCACCCTCCCTAACAAACCTCCGTTGCTGTTTTAAGATCCGATCTCCCCTTCCCCCCTCCCCTCCCTTCCTCCTGAGTCCTGACCACCCCTCCTCGCGCTCCAGCTAAATCCACGCCACCGATGGCCCGCACGGGCCTCGCGGACGCAACGGCGCCGGAAGCCGACGCAATGCCGGCCGCCAGCAAGGACGCCGCCGACGTCCGCATGATCTCCACCAAGGAGCTGCAGGCGCACGCTGCCGCGGACGACCTCTGGATCTCCATCTCCGGGGACGTCTACGACGTCACGCCGTGGCTGCGCCACCACCCGGGCGGCGAGGTCCCGCTCATCACCCTCGCCGGCCAGGACGCCACCGACGCCTTCATGGCCTACCACCCGCCCTCCGtgcgcccgctcctccgccgcttCTTCGTCGGCCGCCTCTCCGACTACACCGTCCCCCCCGCCTCCGCCGACTTCCGCCGCCTCCTCGCGCAGCTCTCCTCCGCGGGCCTCTTCGAGCGCGTCGGCCACACCCCCAAGTTCCTGCTCGTCGCAATGTCGGTGCTCTTCTGCATCGCCCTCTACTGCGTCCTCGCCTGCTCCAGCACCGGGGCCCACATGTTCGCCGGCGGCCTCATTGGCTTCATCTGGATCCAGTCGGGCTGGATTGGCCATGACTCCGGCCACCACCAAATCACCAGGCACCCCGCGCTCAACCGCCTCCTGCAGGTGGTCTCCGGGAACTGCCTCACCGGCCTCGGCATCGCCTGGTGGAAGTTCAACCACAACACACACCACATCTCCTGCAACAGCCTCGACCATGACCCGGACCTCCAGCACTTGCCGCTCTTCGCGGTTTCCACCAAGCTCTTCAACAACCTTTGGTCGGTCTGCTACGAGCGCACCTTGGCGTTTGATGCCATATCCAAGTTCTTCGTCAGCTACCAGCACTGGACATTCTACCCGGTGATGGGATTTGCAAGGATAAATCTTCTTGTGCAGTCAATCGTGTTCCTGATCACGCAAAAGAAGGTGCGGCAGCGTTGGCTGGAGATCGCCGGAGTTGC
This window of the Triticum aestivum cultivar Chinese Spring chromosome 5D, IWGSC CS RefSeq v2.1, whole genome shotgun sequence genome carries:
- the LOC123121294 gene encoding delta(8)-fatty-acid desaturase 2, coding for MARTGLADATAPEADAMPAASKDAADVRMISTKELQAHAAADDLWISISGDVYDVTPWLRHHPGGEVPLITLAGQDATDAFMAYHPPSVRPLLRRFFVGRLSDYTVPPASADFRRLLAQLSSAGLFERVGHTPKFLLVAMSVLFCIALYCVLACSSTGAHMFAGGLIGFIWIQSGWIGHDSGHHQITRHPALNRLLQVVSGNCLTGLGIAWWKFNHNTHHISCNSLDHDPDLQHLPLFAVSTKLFNNLWSVCYERTLAFDAISKFFVSYQHWTFYPVMGFARINLLVQSIVFLITQKKVRQRWLEIAGVAAFWVWYPLLVSCLPNWWERVAFVLASFVITGIQHVQFCLNHFSSAVYVGPPKGNDWFERQTAGTLDIKCSPWMDWFHGGLQFQVEHHLFPRLPRCHYRMVAPIVRDLCKKHGLSYGAATFWEANVMTWKTLRAAALQAREATTGAAPKNLVWEALNTHG